Within the Opitutaceae bacterium TAV5 genome, the region CTTCAGATTGAGGGCGTGCGCGTGGCCCTGGGAACCGTAGCCGAGAACGGCGATGGTCTTGTTCTTGAACACGCCGAGATCGGCGTCCTTGTCTGTGTATACTTTAGCGGGCATGGTGGGTGAAAAGATTGCGGAGTGTGGATTGCGGATTGCGGAATGACGCAGGCGTGGTTGTGGCGAAGAGGGATACGTAGGCGGAGGTTTTCCATTCCGCAATCCGCATTCCCCTCTCCGCATCCGGTTCAGCGTTTCTGGGCGAGGACGCCGGTGCGGGCGATTTCGAGGATGCCGAAAGGTTCGAGAATCTTGAGGAAGGCGGAGACCTTCCCCTCGTCACCGGTGATTTCGATGATGAGCGAGTCCTGCGAGACGTTGACGATCTTCGTGCGGAAGATGTCGCAGATCTGCATGATCTCGGAGCGGGTGTGGCCGGAGGCGGAAACCTTGGCCAGGACGAGTTCGCGCACCACGGCCTCGCCCTCGGTGAAGTCAACGACGTCGACGACGTTGACGAGTTTGCGGAGCTGCTTGGTCGCGAGGTCGAGCGCGGCGTCGTCGCCCTTGAGAACGGCGGTGATCCGCGACAGCGACGCGTCGTGCGTGGGCGCGACGTTGAGCGAGTCGATGTTGAAGCCGCGGCCGGAAAACATGCCGGCCACGCGAGCCAAAACGCCGAACTTGTTCTCAACGAGGACGGAGATCGTATGTCGCATCAGGTGGTTT harbors:
- a CDS encoding acetolactate synthase, with amino-acid sequence MRHTISVLVENKFGVLARVAGMFSGRGFNIDSLNVAPTHDASLSRITAVLKGDDAALDLATKQLRKLVNVVDVVDFTEGEAVVRELVLAKVSASGHTRSEIMQICDIFRTKIVNVSQDSLIIEITGDEGKVSAFLKILEPFGILEIARTGVLAQKR